One Candidatus Bathyarchaeia archaeon DNA segment encodes these proteins:
- a CDS encoding radical SAM protein — translation MDDQALVTWVKCRRALNRSGLPGLDYALNPYIGCQHGCRYCYAPSTLRIWDRSWGSFVDVKENLLEALKTDLKEVKPGIVGLGTVTDPYQPVEQKLRLTRGCLELLSEARLHVSIQTKSDLVVRDLPLMDPGTVDIGFTITTMDDRLASLLEPNAPRPGARREGLMKAFEKGFKTWIFYGPIIPMVNDDRKTMIEIVNLAEKSGGEVLYDRLNLKRGVMDRMRRPLLKLNLYTTEILRKLNDEGYWRRVKASLEELAVEREVAVKPTFKPKPKPIRQTVLESF, via the coding sequence ATGGATGACCAAGCGCTTGTGACTTGGGTGAAGTGTCGCAGAGCCTTAAACAGGAGCGGACTACCTGGCTTAGACTACGCTTTAAACCCTTACATCGGCTGCCAACATGGATGCCGATACTGCTACGCTCCCTCCACTCTCAGGATCTGGGATAGAAGCTGGGGCAGCTTCGTCGACGTAAAGGAGAACCTGCTTGAAGCCCTTAAAACAGACCTTAAAGAGGTGAAGCCAGGCATCGTCGGCCTCGGCACGGTTACGGATCCATACCAGCCGGTTGAGCAGAAACTGCGGTTGACCAGAGGCTGCTTGGAATTGCTCTCCGAGGCGAGGCTCCACGTTTCGATTCAAACGAAATCGGATCTTGTCGTCAGGGATCTACCGTTAATGGATCCTGGAACCGTTGATATAGGGTTTACCATAACAACGATGGATGACCGCCTCGCGAGTTTATTGGAGCCCAACGCCCCTAGGCCGGGGGCGAGAAGGGAGGGTTTGATGAAGGCGTTTGAAAAGGGGTTTAAAACATGGATATTTTACGGTCCCATCATCCCCATGGTGAACGATGACCGGAAAACTATGATTGAAATCGTTAACCTAGCGGAGAAATCCGGCGGCGAAGTTCTCTACGATCGGTTAAACCTTAAGAGGGGAGTCATGGACAGGATGAGACGGCCGCTGTTGAAGCTGAATTTATACACAACCGAGATTCTACGTAAGCTTAATGACGAAGGATACTGGAGGAGGGTTAAAGCGTCGCTCGAAGAGTTAGCCGTAGAGCGGGAGGTGGCTGTAAAGCCTACCTTTAAGCCTAAACCCAAACCCATCCGCCAAACAGTACTAGAAAGCTTTTAA
- a CDS encoding Nre family DNA repair protein, which translates to MSVERSLCLSCRGGKMLCGGLICPLLLKLNVASKYRGLLDSNLIEGSSPPSVFVGRAGYPKVYVGPMIPPLKGNTAILDEPERWMGRSIEEIMDFRYALVRGKSRVNVLKVQENRFISSLQELAMACEPVDTEAHFKRRPSAVMVLSEFSPPFGPSAPLLDFKTGNVKSDFRVEKAFNDPDLKASEAVWRLYLDGVPVTKIQRCLSVGMLGVRPDRKLVPTRWSITAVDDAVSKKLINQIKSFPTIDEYRVHYFKYLDNRYVVLLSPSGWEFEWIEAWFPGTTWNMSGSQAELMGDYEGYWGRTTYAEVGGCYYSARLAVAEALVKERRQASVLALREIHPGYTLPVGVWNVRESLRATMNTKPEVFDNHLDAVRYAMSKLTISLERWTQASKLLKNLRGQIRLERFLGNG; encoded by the coding sequence ATGAGTGTTGAAAGGTCTCTTTGCCTTTCATGTAGGGGAGGGAAGATGCTGTGCGGAGGGTTGATATGCCCCTTATTGTTGAAGCTGAACGTCGCGTCAAAGTATCGTGGTTTACTAGACTCCAATCTGATCGAGGGCTCATCCCCTCCGTCCGTGTTTGTCGGCAGAGCGGGGTATCCTAAGGTGTATGTTGGCCCGATGATCCCTCCCTTGAAGGGGAACACGGCGATCCTGGATGAGCCTGAACGCTGGATGGGTAGGAGCATCGAGGAGATTATGGATTTCAGATACGCCTTGGTGAGGGGGAAGAGTAGGGTGAATGTTCTCAAGGTGCAGGAAAACCGCTTCATATCCAGCTTACAGGAGCTCGCCATGGCCTGTGAACCGGTAGACACCGAGGCCCATTTTAAGAGGAGGCCAAGTGCTGTCATGGTGTTAAGTGAGTTTTCCCCACCCTTCGGCCCATCAGCTCCACTCCTTGACTTTAAAACGGGAAACGTAAAGTCCGACTTTAGGGTTGAGAAGGCCTTCAATGACCCGGATTTAAAGGCCTCAGAAGCCGTCTGGAGGCTTTACCTGGACGGTGTACCCGTCACGAAGATACAGAGATGCCTCAGCGTAGGCATGCTGGGCGTTCGACCCGACAGAAAGCTTGTTCCCACACGGTGGAGCATCACCGCCGTAGACGACGCTGTCTCTAAAAAACTGATCAACCAGATCAAAAGCTTCCCCACAATCGATGAATACAGAGTCCACTACTTCAAATATTTAGATAACAGGTACGTGGTATTGCTTTCTCCATCAGGATGGGAGTTCGAGTGGATTGAAGCTTGGTTTCCCGGCACCACATGGAACATGTCAGGAAGCCAAGCGGAGCTCATGGGAGACTATGAAGGATACTGGGGAAGAACCACCTACGCCGAGGTGGGAGGCTGCTACTACTCAGCCCGTCTAGCCGTCGCTGAAGCGTTAGTCAAGGAGAGGAGACAGGCCTCCGTCCTAGCCCTCAGGGAAATCCACCCCGGGTACACGTTGCCTGTAGGAGTTTGGAACGTGAGAGAAAGCCTAAGGGCCACAATGAACACGAAGCCCGAAGTCTTCGACAATCACCTAGACGCCGTCAGGTACGCGATGAGCAAGCTTACCATATCGTTGGAAAGGTGGACGCAGGCCAGCAAATTGTTGAAAAACTTAAGGGGTCAGATTCGTTTGGAAAGGTTCCTGGGAAATGGATGA
- the fen gene encoding flap endonuclease-1, which translates to MGVDLADIVSRRKVSLEELSGKSVAVDGYNALYQFLSIIRGVAGEPLMDRSGRVTSHLSGLFYRTVNLVEKGIKLVYVFDGKPPALKEAELKYRMAVKDEAVVKYKEALRRGELDEARKYAQMTSRLKDEMVEDAKRLISLLGVPWVQAPSEGEAQAAYMAFKGDVWAASSQDYDSLLFNAPRLVRNLTLTGRRKLPGKNIYVEVEPEIVELNQVLDELGITREQLVDLGILIGTDFNPEGVKGLGPKTALKLLKEYKSIESIQASRPMDLPFNLEEIRSIFLRPEVTDDYRLEWTPPRSEEVVKFLCGERDFNESRVRNALTRLADAWKRVKEKRTLESYF; encoded by the coding sequence TTGGGTGTGGATTTAGCCGATATCGTATCTAGGCGTAAAGTTTCCTTAGAGGAGTTATCGGGTAAAAGCGTGGCCGTGGACGGTTACAACGCGCTGTACCAGTTCCTCTCCATCATCAGAGGCGTCGCCGGGGAGCCTTTGATGGATAGGTCTGGAAGGGTGACGAGTCATTTAAGCGGTCTATTCTACAGGACGGTTAACTTGGTCGAGAAGGGGATCAAGCTGGTTTACGTGTTCGATGGAAAGCCTCCAGCCTTGAAGGAGGCCGAGTTAAAGTATAGGATGGCTGTTAAAGATGAGGCCGTTGTAAAGTATAAGGAGGCTTTAAGAAGGGGCGAGTTGGATGAGGCTCGAAAATATGCTCAGATGACTTCGAGGCTTAAAGACGAAATGGTGGAGGACGCTAAAAGGTTGATTTCGCTCCTAGGCGTACCGTGGGTTCAAGCCCCCTCCGAGGGGGAGGCCCAAGCGGCTTACATGGCGTTTAAAGGAGATGTGTGGGCTGCTTCAAGTCAAGATTACGATTCCCTGTTGTTTAACGCTCCCAGGTTGGTGAGAAACCTCACGTTAACGGGTAGAAGGAAGCTGCCTGGAAAGAACATATATGTTGAAGTGGAGCCTGAGATCGTTGAGCTCAATCAGGTTTTAGATGAGCTGGGAATCACAAGGGAACAGCTTGTCGACCTAGGCATCCTCATCGGCACGGATTTTAACCCTGAAGGCGTGAAGGGCCTGGGACCCAAAACGGCTTTGAAGCTTTTAAAGGAGTACAAGAGCATCGAGTCCATTCAAGCGAGCAGGCCTATGGATTTACCGTTCAACTTAGAGGAGATTCGAAGCATATTCCTACGCCCAGAAGTGACGGATGATTACAGGCTTGAGTGGACGCCTCCGCGATCAGAGGAGGTCGTGAAATTCCTATGCGGTGAAAGGGACTTCAACGAGTCCAGGGTGAGAAACGCGTTAACCCGGTTGGCGGACGCGTGGAAACGGGTGAAGGAGAAGAGAACCCTGGAATCCTACTTCTAA
- a CDS encoding protein-L-isoaspartate(D-aspartate) O-methyltransferase, translating into MTDNMFTERKSLVERLIAEGVLRSKPVIRAMMRVPREKFVPPELRRQSYVDTPLPIGYGKTISAPHMVAMMNELLSLEVGNRVLEIGAGSGYHAATIAEIVAPKDAVNLGHVYTVEILPELVKMAEKNLRETSYSSRVTVIQGDGSRGYPDAAPYDRILVTAAAPRIPPPLIEQLKEGGLLVLPVGGQYGFQELLTVRKEASGRVKVRSHGGCAFVPLMGDYGFGS; encoded by the coding sequence ATGACCGATAACATGTTTACTGAGAGAAAAAGCTTAGTGGAGAGGTTAATCGCTGAGGGGGTTTTAAGGTCGAAGCCAGTTATAAGGGCCATGATGAGGGTTCCCAGAGAGAAATTTGTTCCTCCAGAGCTTAGGCGCCAATCCTACGTCGATACTCCCCTGCCTATCGGCTATGGGAAAACCATCAGCGCCCCACATATGGTGGCCATGATGAACGAGTTATTGAGCCTTGAGGTTGGAAACAGGGTTCTGGAGATTGGAGCTGGCAGCGGGTACCACGCGGCGACGATCGCTGAGATAGTGGCGCCAAAGGACGCAGTAAACCTGGGACATGTTTACACGGTGGAGATCCTACCCGAGCTGGTGAAGATGGCTGAGAAAAACCTGAGGGAAACAAGCTACTCAAGCAGGGTAACCGTTATTCAAGGCGACGGATCCAGGGGATATCCGGACGCCGCTCCCTACGATAGGATCCTGGTCACAGCGGCCGCGCCTAGGATTCCTCCACCGTTAATCGAGCAGCTGAAGGAGGGTGGGCTGCTGGTCTTGCCCGTGGGCGGACAATATGGTTTTCAGGAGCTGTTAACGGTGAGGAAAGAGGCCTCTGGTAGAGTAAAGGTGAGGAGTCATGGCGGATGCGCTTTCGTTCCATTAATGGGGGACTACGGTTTCGGCTCTTAG
- a CDS encoding DUF371 domain-containing protein has product MRVMDYLDARGHPLIVATHPTTFEVTKNSWLTSRGSCIIGVKASKAALELSEDFKRMASMDGSRIKVVLEADGVKEEAHGVGCSKLGFTDGGSLVARKSVYTCGRTLMIRSDKAAADLTRSLISMLKSSSARLEIEITVEL; this is encoded by the coding sequence ATGAGGGTTATGGATTATTTGGACGCCCGCGGCCACCCTTTGATCGTGGCCACTCATCCCACCACCTTTGAGGTTACGAAGAATAGTTGGTTGACGAGCCGAGGATCCTGCATCATAGGCGTGAAAGCTTCTAAGGCGGCGTTGGAGCTCTCAGAGGATTTCAAAAGGATGGCTTCCATGGATGGGTCGAGAATTAAAGTAGTGTTGGAGGCGGATGGGGTGAAGGAGGAGGCTCATGGAGTGGGGTGCTCTAAACTTGGCTTTACGGATGGCGGGAGCCTGGTGGCCCGTAAAAGCGTTTATACTTGCGGGAGGACTTTAATGATTCGATCTGACAAAGCTGCGGCGGACCTCACAAGGTCGCTTATCTCAATGTTGAAGAGCTCCAGCGCGAGGCTGGAAATCGAGATCACAGTGGAGCTTTAA